Proteins encoded within one genomic window of Macrobrachium nipponense isolate FS-2020 chromosome 8, ASM1510439v2, whole genome shotgun sequence:
- the LOC135222920 gene encoding DNA-directed RNA polymerase III subunit RPC6-like isoform X1 codes for MTANTDLAAQVEQRVIQLCGEFKQGITYQIIQNDMPTLKLAQIVDVINKLLATSRLDMLKKDDDVLVFKLRDPGSLHRVKGAEPEEQVVYKIIEECGTQGIWAREIRSRSNLHLNTVEKVLRKLESKKLIKSFNPVSAPKKKTYLLYNLEPDRSLTGGAWYSDQHFDSEFVDILNQQCWRFLEQRSVRARQVTGGPIAVRTASFVASKEVLKHISELGITKVQLSIEDIETILETLVFDGKVERSVASEGVEGVKLYRAVTSFLPTPSLMCIPCGVCPLIKECDDVGNVTPVKCRYMKEWVDSQW; via the exons ATGACTGCCAATACAGATCTCGCTGCTCAGGTGGAACAAAG AGTCATCCAGCTATGTGGAGAATTCAAACAAGGAATAACATATCAGATAATTCAGAATGACATGCCAACCTTGAAATTAGCACAGATAGTTGATGTCATCAATAAACTCTTAGCAACA agTAGACTTGATATGCTAAAAAAAGATGACGATGTCTTAGTCTTCAAACTTCGTGATCCTGGCAGTTTGCATAGAGTTAAAGGAGCTGAACCTGAAGAGCAG gtTGTTTATAAAATTATAGAGGAATGTGGAACCCAAGGTATTTGGGCCAGGGAAATACGTTCAAGAAGTAATCTTCATCTGAACACTGTTGAAAAAGTTTTAAGAAAGCTAGAGAGTAAGAAGTTAATCAAAAGCTTCAACCCTGTTTCT GCCCCAAAAAAGAAGACATACCTTCTTTATAACTTGGAACCTGATCGTTCCCTCACTGGTGGTGCATGGTACTCTGACCAGCATTTTGATTCTGAATTTGTTGATATTCTTAATCAACAGTGCTGGAG GTTCCTTGAGCAAAGGTCAGTTCGTGCAAGACAAGTTACTGGTGGTCCAATAGCTGTTCGCACAGCATCATTTGTTGCTTCAAAGGAAGTTTTGAAGCATATATCTGAACTTGGAATTACTAAG GTCCAGCTGAGTATTGAAGACATTGAAACAATTTTGGAGACACTTGTGTTTGATGGTAAAGTTGAGAGATCAGTGGCATCAGAAGGGGTTGAAGGTGTTAAACTTTATCGTGCTGTCACCTCTTTTCTGCCTACCCCTTCACTCATGTGCATTCCATGTGGAGTTTGTCCG ttGATAAAAGAATGTGATGATGTTGGGAATGTCACCCCAGTGAAATGCCGATATATGAAAGAATGGGTGGATTCACAATGGTGA
- the LOC135222920 gene encoding DNA-directed RNA polymerase III subunit RPC6-like isoform X2: MTANTDLAAQVEQRVIQLCGEFKQGITYQIIQNDMPTLKLAQIVDVINKLLATSRLDMLKKDDDVLVFKLRDPGSLHRVKGAEPEEQVVYKIIEECGTQGIWAREIRSRSNLHLNTVEKVLRKLESKKLIKSFNPVSAPKKKTYLLYNLEPDRSLTGGAWYSDQHFDSEFVDILNQQCWRFLEQRSVRARQVTGGPIAVRTASFVASKEVLKHISELGITKVQLSIEDIETILETLVFDGKVERSVASEGVEGVKLYRAVTSFLPTPSLMCIPCGVCPFQYWIPVQISSRNRKRTLSRACWLLSY; the protein is encoded by the exons ATGACTGCCAATACAGATCTCGCTGCTCAGGTGGAACAAAG AGTCATCCAGCTATGTGGAGAATTCAAACAAGGAATAACATATCAGATAATTCAGAATGACATGCCAACCTTGAAATTAGCACAGATAGTTGATGTCATCAATAAACTCTTAGCAACA agTAGACTTGATATGCTAAAAAAAGATGACGATGTCTTAGTCTTCAAACTTCGTGATCCTGGCAGTTTGCATAGAGTTAAAGGAGCTGAACCTGAAGAGCAG gtTGTTTATAAAATTATAGAGGAATGTGGAACCCAAGGTATTTGGGCCAGGGAAATACGTTCAAGAAGTAATCTTCATCTGAACACTGTTGAAAAAGTTTTAAGAAAGCTAGAGAGTAAGAAGTTAATCAAAAGCTTCAACCCTGTTTCT GCCCCAAAAAAGAAGACATACCTTCTTTATAACTTGGAACCTGATCGTTCCCTCACTGGTGGTGCATGGTACTCTGACCAGCATTTTGATTCTGAATTTGTTGATATTCTTAATCAACAGTGCTGGAG GTTCCTTGAGCAAAGGTCAGTTCGTGCAAGACAAGTTACTGGTGGTCCAATAGCTGTTCGCACAGCATCATTTGTTGCTTCAAAGGAAGTTTTGAAGCATATATCTGAACTTGGAATTACTAAG GTCCAGCTGAGTATTGAAGACATTGAAACAATTTTGGAGACACTTGTGTTTGATGGTAAAGTTGAGAGATCAGTGGCATCAGAAGGGGTTGAAGGTGTTAAACTTTATCGTGCTGTCACCTCTTTTCTGCCTACCCCTTCACTCATGTGCATTCCATGTGGAGTTTGTCCG TTTCAGTATTGGATACCAGTTCAAATATCCTCCAGGAATAGAAAAAGAACACTGTCAAGGGCTTGTTGGTTACTTTCCTATTGA